The Flaviramulus sp. BrNp1-15 genome has a window encoding:
- a CDS encoding PspC domain-containing protein, with amino-acid sequence MNKTVNINLAGIFFHIDEDAYLKLQRYLEAIKRSFTDSQGRSEIIADIEARIAELFNERVKNDKQVIRIKEVDEVISIMGQPEDYLVDDEIFEDEPKTTYSRKSTSSRKLFRDTDNSYVGGVSSGLAHYFGIDVIWIRLAWILLIFGAGTGILLYILLWILVPEAKTTSEKIMMTGEPVNISNIEKKIKDGFDSVSDVAKEVTDSVSNVAKNVGDSVSDAVSNIDFKKKGSSIKSSSKTFFDTLADVIMFFFKVFAKFIGIILIIVGASTLIGLIIGLFSVGVADIIHIPGLDMVDIVNAGNTPIWLVSLLSFFAVGIPFFFLFYLGLKILINNLKSIGNIAKFTLLGLWLISIIALIVVGIRQASEFAYDESYIEKTELPITATDTLNIKMISNDNFNPNFYRNNHGFKLAHDDDGNKTIYSSDVDIRVRSTTDSVATIAIEKSSDGRSYEIARERAKNINYNFALRDNTLLLDSYLTTNPENKFSDQEVDVILYIPENTVVYFNNSTKSFLYYKQYEGNIISREDTNHYMKILFDDAECLDCPEEDFEVKVNTPGIKINDEGLEIKSDDGSLKIDEQGIKAESEDVKVNIDSNGINIESDN; translated from the coding sequence ATGAATAAAACAGTCAACATAAATTTAGCAGGTATATTTTTTCACATAGATGAAGATGCATACTTAAAATTGCAACGTTATCTGGAGGCTATAAAACGTTCATTCACAGACTCTCAAGGTCGATCTGAAATTATAGCAGATATAGAAGCACGTATTGCAGAACTTTTTAACGAACGTGTTAAAAACGACAAACAAGTAATACGCATTAAAGAAGTAGATGAAGTAATATCTATTATGGGACAACCAGAAGATTACTTAGTAGATGACGAGATTTTTGAAGATGAACCTAAAACCACATATTCAAGAAAATCAACATCTTCAAGAAAACTTTTTAGAGATACCGACAACTCTTATGTAGGTGGTGTATCATCTGGTTTAGCACATTATTTTGGTATAGATGTTATTTGGATACGCTTAGCTTGGATACTTTTAATTTTTGGTGCGGGCACAGGAATTTTACTATACATTTTACTTTGGATTTTAGTTCCTGAAGCAAAAACAACTTCAGAGAAAATAATGATGACGGGAGAACCTGTTAACATTAGTAATATTGAAAAAAAAATAAAGGACGGCTTTGATAGTGTTTCAGATGTAGCCAAAGAAGTAACAGATTCGGTTTCTAATGTAGCAAAAAATGTAGGTGACAGCGTAAGTGATGCCGTAAGTAATATAGATTTTAAAAAAAAAGGTAGTTCCATAAAATCATCATCAAAAACTTTTTTTGATACCCTTGCAGATGTTATTATGTTTTTCTTTAAAGTGTTTGCAAAGTTTATAGGTATCATTCTTATAATTGTTGGTGCTTCAACTCTAATTGGGTTAATTATCGGGTTATTCTCGGTAGGTGTTGCAGATATTATTCATATACCTGGATTAGATATGGTTGATATTGTAAATGCCGGAAATACACCTATATGGTTAGTATCATTATTAAGCTTTTTTGCTGTTGGTATTCCGTTCTTTTTCCTGTTCTATTTAGGATTAAAAATCCTTATAAACAATCTTAAATCTATAGGGAACATTGCAAAATTTACATTGTTAGGTCTCTGGTTAATATCAATAATAGCGTTAATTGTTGTAGGTATAAGACAAGCTAGTGAATTTGCTTACGATGAAAGTTATATTGAAAAAACAGAGCTACCAATTACAGCAACTGATACTTTGAATATTAAAATGATAAGCAATGATAATTTCAATCCTAATTTTTACAGAAATAATCATGGTTTTAAATTAGCACATGATGATGATGGTAATAAAACCATTTATTCATCTGATGTTGATATAAGAGTTAGATCTACAACAGATTCTGTTGCTACAATTGCTATAGAAAAAAGCTCCGATGGTAGAAGTTATGAAATAGCCAGAGAACGTGCAAAAAATATAAATTACAATTTTGCATTAAGAGACAATACGTTACTTCTTGATTCTTACCTAACCACAAATCCTGAAAATAAATTTAGCGATCAGGAGGTTGATGTAATACTTTATATCCCAGAAAACACAGTGGTATATTTTAACAACAGCACTAAATCTTTTCTTTATTACAAACAATATGAAGGAAATATTATTTCTAGAGAAGATACTAATCATTACATGAAAATCTTATTTGATGATGCAGAATGTTTAGATTGCCCTGAAGAAGATTTTGAGGTAAAAGTTAATACACCTGGTATAAAAATTAATGATGAAGGGTTAGAGATTAAATCTGATGACGGAAGTTTAAAAATTGACGAACAGGGTATTAAAGCAGAATCTGAAGATGTTAAAGTAAATATTGACTCTAATGGAATTAACATAGAATCAGACAATTAA
- a CDS encoding DUF4440 domain-containing protein — translation MKKLKFIVFSIFLVFGSFSTINAQVERNSELFKILKSKDSLLFKIGFNTCDISQFKNLMSEDFEFYHDKSGVLNSKEAFIKVMENGLCAKTNPYKARRELIAGSMKIYPLYNNNELYGAIQNGNHRFFESFEGNETAGNIAKFSHLWIIENKQWHVKRILSFDHQMP, via the coding sequence ATGAAAAAATTAAAATTTATAGTATTTAGTATTTTTCTAGTATTTGGTTCTTTTAGTACTATAAATGCGCAAGTAGAAAGAAACTCAGAACTTTTTAAAATTCTTAAAAGTAAAGATAGTTTACTTTTTAAAATTGGTTTTAACACCTGCGACATTAGTCAATTCAAAAACCTAATGTCTGAAGATTTTGAATTTTATCATGATAAATCTGGTGTTCTCAATTCTAAAGAAGCTTTTATAAAAGTTATGGAAAATGGTTTGTGCGCTAAAACAAACCCCTATAAAGCAAGGCGAGAATTAATAGCTGGAAGCATGAAAATTTATCCACTTTATAATAACAATGAACTTTACGGAGCAATACAAAATGGAAACCATAGGTTCTTTGAAAGCTTTGAAGGCAATGAAACTGCTGGAAATATTGCTAAATTTTCACATTTATGGATTATAGAAAACAAACAATGGCATGTTAAACGAATTCTAAGTTTTGATCATCAAATGCCTTAA